The genomic DNA CTAATATATGCTATCTATCTCCCCCCGATTATCATCCTTTCCCTCTCAGATTTAGTAGTCCCTTCTAATTTTATATTCACAAAAATTATGTCGATTAGATAAATTTGCTAAGAATtgttataaaaatttattttttacaAATATTAAAATTACATATTAAATGCTTTAGTTGCCTCTGAACCAGTATCGCTTAAGTAAgatttaccttggttcacgtgatttgcagcGTGAGCCTGTAAGatttactccctccgtccctttcaattatttatattttttagagggtctccgacacgcattttaaggtgtaTATAAAGTACAGTTTTGTAacttttttttacaattttctttttctgaataaaaattaaaacattcaacttttattcagaaaaagaaaattgtaaaaaaaagtTACAAAATTGTACTTTATAtacaccttaaaatgcgtgtcggatactctctcaaaaatataaacaatcgaaagggacggagggagtataaaaTACGCACCCGAAGGTAGCGGCCGGTGGGATTTAAAAAATTAATGCTTTAGCAATAAACAAAAAACATTTAATTAGAGGTATGTACAGATACATACAGGGCTTTCGTACAAGAATAACCCAGCACTCAGCAGCTGCAAACTCTGCGCAACTGTAAAAATGGCTGCCTGtaagtctctctctctctctctctctccccccccccctctctctctctccccctctctctcagCAGTTAATTAAGGCCTTGTGCTTTGTTGTATTCACTATCTGTATATATGCAGGAAAATGGTTATCTGGGTGATAAAAAGATTACATTTTGATGATAATTATGTGGTTTAATTACTAAACCAGGTAGATGTTTTTGTAGTTTCAGGTTTAAATTTGTCAAACTTGAAATTGGGTTCTTGTAAAATTGAAGTTGCCCCCTTGGTACCATTGTGTGGCCTTAAATATCGAAAACACGGTGGCTTGATATTAGCACAGAGGCCACGGAGAAAGCTAATCGGATGCCGATGTTCAGCTGATGCACAATGTGAGTGGTTTATTTCAGCAATAGACTGTTTGTTGTTCACAGCATTGGTTCTTCCGCCTCCGTTTCACATAATATCCTAATTCCCTTATTTAAAATTTTCCGGAATTAATGTCATTTTTCTAGGTGATCCATAAATACCTGCCAAACAAATTGCTGTAGAATTGACGTTAATATCATAATTTTTTGTTGCATTCCTGTGAAAGCAAGAGATCGATTAAACTGTTCTGTTTGCTGAAAATTCTTTGTTTCTGATTCTTTTATTCAATTTGTATGCTTGTTACGAAGTGTATTACATCAAAATTGCATCGCTGAAGGACTAATTGCATATAAACATATGAAGTTGGGATTTTTGCTTTGAGTTGTGATTGTTCATTGCATGTGTGTGCTTTTGCATAACAGCACAAATACCTTTAGGTGACGGATTTAAAGAAAAAGAACCTCTTGGCTCAACAAGCCAAGTTGCTCCAAATGCACTCGAGGCAAGTACCTTACTTCATGAATATCTTTTTACTATGTATTAGCAGTTTTCTTCTTACACAATAATAACTGCTGAGCTGACTATTTTGGTACATAACTTGACTGCTGTTTTTGATTCCGTAGTCTGTAAATAAAAATTGGTTCATTTCGAAATTTCAGGTGGAGTCTCTTCTCACAAAAATTTGTGATACCACTTCAATTGCAGAATTCGAACTGAAAGTGAGTACCTTCAAAGATTTCTGATTTTTcatttcatattttattaagtaaACTGAAGTAAGACTCACCGGCATTGTTTAGTATCTACACTCATGCTCATTAGTTAGGGGGGAAAACCTTTGCTGATCACATTCACTATTTGTTAGCTTGGTGGATTTCGGCTATATGTAACTAGGGACTTGAGCAGCAAATATGAAGCTCCACCACTTCCAGTTTCTGCTCCTGTGACCAGTCCCATTGTTTCAGGGCCGGAGCATAACGGGTCTGCCTCTTCAACATCGTTAGCCATTTCCAAACCGGTCCTTACTTCAGGTGGAATTCAGTCATTCCTCGACAAAGCTGGTGATGACGGGTTGGTAATATTGCAATCTCCAAAGGTCAGAATGCTAACCAATATTCTGCTTACACTGAGTATAAGATATTATGAGCACTAACTcaaagaaaaataataataattcaggtTGGATTTTTTCGGAGGTCTCGAACCATTAAGGGCAAACGTGCACCTCCAGCATGCAAAGAGGTACTCGTTTTAGAGGCAAATGCCTTCTCTGTCTTTTAAATCTTGGATGGATATTCCGAAATCACACGTCTATTCTTCTGACTTCTGACTCTTGAAACATCTACATCACTAATTTTTCCTCTCATTGTCTATATAAAGTATGATTAGCTATAGAGTGAGAAGAAAACAATATTTTGTTGATGCTTAATGTGATGCTCTTTGGTAATGATTGTATGTTATTTGTGATTTTGAGTTTATTGTAAATAATTGTGTTGTGTGATTGGTATTTCGAATAGAGTTCATTGTAAATAATTGTGTTATGTTATTTGTGATTGAGTTCATTGTAAATAGTTGTCACGTGAAATACATAATTCAGGGATTTAGGTTTATACTGTTCTAAGTTAAGGAAGGCTGTCGGAGTGAATTTTCTCTTCCATCCGCAAAACATAGCCTGCATTATCCTGTCCAATTCCatataaaacaaaaaaaaatgtGAAATATTGTTTTCCGGCATACATTTCAATGTATTGCCCTCTGTGTGATTACAGTTTTCAATGTGATAGGTTCACTTTCAGTCCTTCGGTAATAACGTTTTAAATTACTCATTTGACAGAAGCAACCAGTGAAGGAGGGTCAGGTACTTTGCTACATCGAACAACTTGGTGGTGAGATCCCGATTGAGGTAAGTACTTGATAAGTGAAACGAAGCTGTTGAAATTATTTTAATGTAATAAATTTTCAATTTTAGTGAAGAAATGAAAGAAAAATTTGAGATTGAATTCACTGCTATCAGGCTTATTTTTGTTACATAAGCTATGATCATTATACATAGCTGCGATTTCAGCATACGAATATAAGCCTCAACTATTTGCCTCACCAAATGCTTTCCGTGCCTATCTGCCTAACTGGCAGTAATATGAGCAATACTAACTAAATATTCTTCGGAGATACATATTGTAAATTGCATTAGTACCTTCAGTTCATGTTCTTGATAATGAAAATAGTAGTATTCTTAGGTTATCGTTTTCTATCGAAGCCATAAATAACAATATCATGTGCTCATTTTATGATCTGCTTCTTTTCTAGTCGGAGACTTCTGGAGAGGTTACTAAGATACTTCGAGAGGACGGAGGTATGTCTGATTATCACTTGCTTAGAATTTCTTGCATCTTTTACTGCTGAACTTATCTTGTCCGTTTCACTTGGCAGATCCAGTTGGATATGGCGATGCTCTAATCGCAATCCTGCCTTCTTTCCCCGGAATAAAGAAGCTTCAGTGAATAATTTGTGTATTTTTTTAGACTTGCCATTTGTAAACTAAAAATGTTTGAGAAACAATTTTGAAGTCTTTGACCTTTGCCATGTACATTTCGAGTAACATTCAAAGTTAGATTTTAGTTAACAAAGTACCTCAAATATGATGTCTTGTATATTTGCGctatacatatatttttttaaatttctacAGCAAACAACAATTGAAATTTCTACTATCTTATCAACAAAGCCAATTTAGTATATacaataaatttaatttaaaaatacagaaatgtGATTAACATTACTCTATGCagcttgtatatatatatttaaattctattatatattatatataattgttgtaaaGGATTCAAGAGCCAAAATAGTAACTTAATCTTTCAACTAAAAcagtaattttaaaattatataaaacatAATGTGCACACAAGCGGTATAAAAAATCTAAGTGTttaaaagtttatctcttgtcgTCCCAGGTTTTAGATTCGATTCTCTCTCAAAACCGAAATTTGTAAGAACAAATACTTAATTGAAGGTATATAAGCTTAATTCGTCAAAAACATAACGTGCACACAAGCGGTAGCAAAAAACAACAAAATACATAACATATCATTCGACGGAGCAAAGG from Apium graveolens cultivar Ventura chromosome 5, ASM990537v1, whole genome shotgun sequence includes the following:
- the LOC141659655 gene encoding uncharacterized protein LOC141659655 isoform X1: MAAFSGLNLSNLKLGSCKIEVAPLVPLCGLKYRKHGGLILAQRPRRKLIGCRCSADAQSQIPLGDGFKEKEPLGSTSQVAPNALEVESLLTKICDTTSIAEFELKLGGFRLYVTRDLSSKYEAPPLPVSAPVTSPIVSGPEHNGSASSTSLAISKPVLTSGGIQSFLDKAGDDGLVILQSPKVGFFRRSRTIKGKRAPPACKEKQPVKEGQVLCYIEQLGGEIPIESETSGEVTKILREDGDPVGYGDALIAILPSFPGIKKLQ
- the LOC141659655 gene encoding uncharacterized protein LOC141659655 isoform X2 gives rise to the protein MAACLNLSNLKLGSCKIEVAPLVPLCGLKYRKHGGLILAQRPRRKLIGCRCSADAQSQIPLGDGFKEKEPLGSTSQVAPNALEVESLLTKICDTTSIAEFELKLGGFRLYVTRDLSSKYEAPPLPVSAPVTSPIVSGPEHNGSASSTSLAISKPVLTSGGIQSFLDKAGDDGLVILQSPKVGFFRRSRTIKGKRAPPACKEKQPVKEGQVLCYIEQLGGEIPIESETSGEVTKILREDGDPVGYGDALIAILPSFPGIKKLQ